Genomic window (bacterium):
TTGCAAACTCAACCTTCAAGGCATTGTGATAGATGCTCTCCAGAAAACCAGGTCCTAACTTTTTATGGACATTAATACAGGCATTAATAATCCTATCAGTTAACTCTTCTTTTCTCCACTTCTCCATTTTCTCCCTTTCTCCTTATTTTTATCCTACCTGAACTCTTACGAATTGTTGATTATCAGGTTTTGTTGCCCAGCGGTTGTGAAACCAGAGCCATTGGTCAGGATACTGACGAATATATGATTCTAACTTCTTTGTTAATCTTTGCGTATTTTCCACAATGGCGGTTTTTATATTTGGGGTAGTGGTTAATTGACAGGGTGGTTCGATAATAATCTGATGTTGATTATTTTTTATTCGAATATCAAAGATAGGGATTAATTCTGCCCCAGTCCGCATGGCAAAAACTACAGGCCCTGGAGGAGTTGATGCAGGTCTGCCAAAAAAATCAACGAATACGCCACCTTTCCCTCCATCCTGGTCACCAATTATCGTTATAATCTCATTATTTTTGAGAATCTGAAAAATTTCTTTTGGAGCGACTGTGTGAAATATAGTTTTAGTTTTGAACTTAGTTCGTTTCTGTTGAATTAATTTTTCGACAAACACATTTTTTTGACGACGAATCATAAGATTCAAATTATAGCCTTTAAGTATTAAGGCTTCAGTCATAAGTTCCCAATTTCCTATATGTCCGCTATAAATAATAACCCCCTTACCTTTTTTTTTAGCCCGCTCTAAATTTTCTAATCCTTTGATACGCACAAAGTTATCCACATTATCTTTATTAAGTCTGGGGAATAAGATAAATTCAATCAGGCTTTTGCTCATATTTCTAAAGGTATTAATCGCCAATCGCTTAATTTGCTTTTTATCATATTGGTCTTTAAATGCATGTGTGAGATTATCAATCGCCAGTTTTCTTCTTTTAGCATCCAAAATATAACCAATCTCCCCTAACCGGTTAGATAACCAATAATCTATCCGCCAGGGTAATGAAGTAATTAAATCAGATAATATCTTTACGGCGATAAATTCAAGGTAATGTCTTACTTGCATTTATTCAATTTAAACCCTTTTGAACAGTTATACAGAAGCCATCTCTAATATCTCTGGCACAATCTCTTCTTTGCCAATAGCCATGATATGGACGCCTGAACAGATATTTTCTTGTTTTATTTGTTTAATCTGTCTGGCGGCAATTTCTATGCCTTTTTGGAGTGCTTTACCTTTTTCTACGCTTGCCATTTCATCAATAAGTTCTTGAGGAACAGTAACGCCAGCGACATTGGCATTAAGATATTTTGCCATACCAACGCCCGTCAGGACTAAAATACCGGCTAATATCTTCACCTCAAATTGTCTGGCGTATTCCATAAATTTCTTAAGCATGTCCATATTATAAACGGCTTGAGTCTGGAAGAATTCTGCACCTGCTTTGATTTTTTTGCGGAATTTTAATAATTGGGAATCCATACGGTCAGCCTCTGGGGTAGCAGTTGCTCCAATACAAAATTCTACTCCTCCATCTAGTTGGGTCCCGCCAAGGTCTTTACCCTCGGTTAAAGTTTTAACTGCAGAGATTAACTGAACTGAATCCAAATCAAAAACCTGTTTGGAGCCTTTATGGTCACCAAGACTAATATGGTCTCCAGTTAAGCAAAGGACATTGTGAACACCAAGCACATAGGCGCTAATCAAATCTGACTGCAATGCCATTCGATTTCGGTCACGGCAGGTCATTTGTAAAATTGGTTCACCACCATAATCCTTGATAATATGACAGGCGGCAAGAGAAGAAA
Coding sequences:
- a CDS encoding methylenetetrahydrofolate reductase codes for the protein MKQPFKDALKLGEFIITSEIGPPKGTNIEKMVHHIEMLKDKVHGLNVTDNQSSVMRLSSLAACHIIKDYGGEPILQMTCRDRNRMALQSDLISAYVLGVHNVLCLTGDHISLGDHKGSKQVFDLDSVQLISAVKTLTEGKDLGGTQLDGGVEFCIGATATPEADRMDSQLLKFRKKIKAGAEFFQTQAVYNMDMLKKFMEYARQFEVKILAGILVLTGVGMAKYLNANVAGVTVPQELIDEMASVEKGKALQKGIEIAARQIKQIKQENICSGVHIMAIGKEEIVPEILEMASV
- a CDS encoding GxxExxY protein, which translates into the protein MEKWRKEELTDRIINACINVHKKLGPGFLESIYHNALKVEFA
- a CDS encoding lysophospholipid acyltransferase family protein, coding for MQVRHYLEFIAVKILSDLITSLPWRIDYWLSNRLGEIGYILDAKRRKLAIDNLTHAFKDQYDKKQIKRLAINTFRNMSKSLIEFILFPRLNKDNVDNFVRIKGLENLERAKKKGKGVIIYSGHIGNWELMTEALILKGYNLNLMIRRQKNVFVEKLIQQKRTKFKTKTIFHTVAPKEIFQILKNNEIITIIGDQDGGKGGVFVDFFGRPASTPPGPVVFAMRTGAELIPIFDIRIKNNQHQIIIEPPCQLTTTPNIKTAIVENTQRLTKKLESYIRQYPDQWLWFHNRWATKPDNQQFVRVQVG